Proteins from a single region of Lysinibacillus sp. JNUCC-52:
- a CDS encoding cytochrome c biogenesis protein CcdA yields MDEQLLFSTVFIAGILSFLSPCIVPLLPVYFSVLSTNASGVTIKHSLPLFKWQVNLHLVFKTIIFVFGLSTSFVILGFGAGFLGAFINTDWFIAICGAVVVLLGLHQIGLLKVAVLHKETKVRLSRSDKRDLLGTYLLGLTFSMGWTPCIGPILGAVLGLSASEGQAAYGALMMFFYALGLLIPFLLLAIFSDFLLRHVKKLNKHTEKIKVIGGLIIIFMGIVLMTNNLNLLLTFIPQ; encoded by the coding sequence GTGGACGAACAGCTTTTATTCAGTACGGTGTTTATTGCAGGGATTCTGTCTTTCCTTTCTCCTTGTATTGTCCCTTTACTACCTGTTTACTTTTCAGTACTTTCAACCAATGCAAGTGGTGTCACTATAAAACACAGCTTGCCTCTATTTAAATGGCAAGTGAATCTACATTTAGTTTTTAAGACAATCATTTTTGTTTTTGGTCTTTCTACAAGCTTTGTCATCTTAGGATTTGGCGCTGGTTTTCTTGGTGCATTTATTAATACAGACTGGTTTATCGCCATATGCGGTGCAGTCGTAGTGTTACTCGGCCTACATCAAATAGGTCTATTGAAAGTAGCTGTGCTTCATAAAGAAACAAAAGTACGACTGAGTAGAAGCGATAAACGTGATTTACTTGGTACCTATTTATTAGGGCTCACGTTTAGTATGGGCTGGACACCTTGCATCGGACCTATTTTAGGGGCGGTATTAGGATTATCAGCAAGTGAGGGGCAAGCAGCTTACGGGGCACTTATGATGTTTTTCTATGCACTCGGGCTATTAATCCCCTTTTTACTTCTCGCTATTTTCTCTGATTTCCTATTACGACATGTAAAAAAATTGAATAAACATACGGAGAAAATCAAAGTTATCGGTGGGCTTATCATTATTTTTATGGGCATTGTCTTAATGACAAATAATTTAAATCTGTTACTTACGTTCATTCCACAATAA
- a CDS encoding redoxin family protein produces the protein MYNFKLLVIMLAAVFLLGACAGDSTSSTKAAAKNEGTIAPSFELVDTKGDTYNLADYKGKKVYVKFWASWCSICLAGLEELNTLASEEQDFVVLSIVSPNFNNEKKRDAFIKWFNGVEGTSNIKVLLDEDGAIAKQYNIRAYPTSSYIGSDGKLIQTLPGHVSNPQIIEKFKSIQ, from the coding sequence ATGTACAATTTTAAACTGCTCGTTATTATGTTAGCAGCAGTGTTTCTTTTGGGTGCATGTGCGGGGGATTCTACATCCTCTACGAAAGCGGCAGCGAAAAACGAAGGGACTATCGCTCCATCTTTTGAATTAGTTGATACAAAAGGTGACACTTACAATCTTGCTGACTATAAAGGCAAAAAAGTATATGTGAAATTTTGGGCTTCTTGGTGCTCTATTTGCTTAGCAGGATTAGAGGAATTAAATACACTGGCTAGTGAAGAGCAGGATTTTGTTGTTTTAAGCATCGTATCACCCAATTTCAATAATGAAAAAAAGCGTGATGCATTTATTAAATGGTTTAATGGTGTTGAAGGTACATCCAATATTAAAGTGCTATTAGATGAAGATGGTGCAATCGCGAAACAATACAATATACGAGCCTATCCAACGTCGTCCTATATTGGCTCAGATGGTAAACTCATTCAAACGCTCCCTGGCCATGTAAGCAATCCACAAATTATTGAGAAATTTAAAAGTATCCAATAA